The proteins below come from a single Gordonia pseudamarae genomic window:
- the lysA gene encoding diaminopimelate decarboxylase, with protein MSAHPAGPRHADIPAAPHLAQRPHDPAELAEIPANVWPRNAIRADSGELTLAGVPVGELAREYGTPLFVVDEKDFRSRCADMIGAFGQYGRVHYASKAFLSTEIARWVNEEGLSLDVCSGGELAIALHAGFPAERIALHGNNKSTAELGAALDAGVGHIVLDSLAEIDRLDTLAGDRGIVADVLVRVTVGVEAHTHEFIATAHEDQKFGFALSGGVAMDAVRRVFATDNLRLVGLHSHIGSQIFDMDGFELAAHRVLGLLKEIVSEFGVDKTAQLEIIDLGGGLGISYLQDDDPLPVKDVADTLAAIVRRESAAVGLPMPTLAVEPGRAIAGPGTVTVYEVGTIKDVELERRAVRRYVSVDGGMSDNIRTVLYQAEYDVRLVSRVSTAPAVVSRVVGKHCESGDIIIKDCWLPGDLRPGDLLAVAATGAYCYSMSSRYNMVMRPPVVAVADGASRLLIRRETIEDFLRLEVSK; from the coding sequence GTGAGCGCGCATCCGGCCGGCCCGCGGCATGCGGACATCCCGGCGGCACCGCACCTGGCCCAGCGACCGCACGACCCCGCGGAACTCGCCGAGATTCCGGCCAACGTGTGGCCGCGCAACGCGATCCGCGCCGACTCCGGCGAGCTGACACTCGCGGGTGTGCCGGTGGGTGAACTGGCGCGCGAGTACGGTACGCCGCTGTTCGTGGTGGACGAGAAGGACTTTCGTTCGCGCTGCGCGGACATGATCGGTGCGTTCGGTCAGTACGGTCGGGTTCACTACGCGTCCAAGGCATTTCTGAGCACCGAGATCGCCCGCTGGGTGAATGAGGAGGGGCTGAGCCTGGACGTCTGCTCCGGCGGAGAATTGGCCATCGCCCTGCACGCGGGCTTCCCCGCCGAACGAATCGCCTTGCACGGCAACAATAAAAGCACCGCCGAACTCGGCGCCGCGCTCGATGCCGGCGTCGGGCACATCGTGCTCGACTCGTTGGCCGAGATCGACCGGCTCGACACGCTCGCCGGTGACCGCGGCATCGTCGCCGACGTGCTGGTGCGGGTCACCGTGGGCGTGGAGGCGCATACCCACGAGTTCATCGCGACCGCGCACGAGGACCAGAAGTTCGGGTTCGCCCTGTCCGGCGGTGTCGCGATGGATGCGGTGCGCCGCGTGTTCGCCACCGACAACCTGCGCCTGGTCGGTCTGCACAGCCATATCGGTTCGCAGATCTTCGACATGGACGGCTTCGAACTGGCCGCACATCGGGTGCTCGGGCTGCTCAAGGAGATCGTCTCCGAGTTCGGAGTCGACAAGACAGCGCAGCTGGAGATCATCGATCTCGGTGGGGGACTGGGGATCTCGTATCTCCAGGATGACGACCCGCTGCCGGTGAAGGATGTCGCGGACACGCTGGCGGCGATCGTCCGGCGCGAATCGGCCGCCGTCGGTCTGCCGATGCCCACCCTCGCCGTCGAACCGGGGCGTGCGATCGCCGGTCCCGGCACGGTCACCGTGTACGAGGTGGGCACCATCAAGGATGTCGAACTCGAACGCCGCGCCGTCCGTCGCTACGTCTCCGTCGACGGCGGGATGAGCGACAATATCCGCACCGTTCTGTATCAGGCCGAGTACGACGTACGATTGGTCTCGCGTGTGTCGACGGCACCCGCGGTGGTCAGCCGGGTGGTGGGCAAACACTGCGAGAGCGGTGACATCATCATCAAGGACTGCTGGTTGCCCGGCGATCTGCGGCCCGGCGATCTGCTGGCCGTGGCGGCGACGGGTGCGTACTGCTATTCGATGTCGAGCCGGTACAACATGGTGATGCGCCCGCCGGTGGTGGCCGTCGCCGACGGCGCGTCGAGACTGCTGATCCGTCGGGAGACGATCGAAGACTTCTTGCGACTGGAGGTGTCCAAGTGA